The following are from one region of the Microbacterium sp. cx-55 genome:
- the uvrB gene encoding excinuclease ABC subunit UvrB: MQTTRSVRPFEVISEYIPSGDQPQAIADLAARINAGETDVVLLGATGTGKSATTAWLIEQVQRPTLVMAHNKTLAAQLANEFRDLMPNNAIEYFVSYYDYYQPEAYVPQTDTFIEKDSSVNAEVERLRHSTTNSLLSRRDVVVVSTVSCIYGLGAPEEYLRAMVALQVGERYDRDALIRQFIAMQYNRNDVDFSRGNFRVRGDTIEIIPVYEEYAIRIELFGDEIEALYMLHPLTGDVIQKMDSVPIFPASHYVAGTDVVQRAIGTIEAELAERLAEFERQGKLLEAQRLRMRTTFDLEMLQQLGFCSGIENYSRHLDGREPGAPPHTLLDFFPDDFLLVIDESHVTVPQIGAMYEGDASRKRTLVEHGFRLPSAMDNRPLRFDEFKNRVGQTVYLSATPGRYEMGIADGIVEQIIRPTGLIDPEIVVKPSKGQIDDLLEEIRIRVERDERVLVTTLTKKMSEELTDFLSEHGVRVRYLHSDVDTLRRVELLSELRSGVYDVLVGINLLREGLDLPEVSLVSILDADKEGFLRSGTSLIQTIGRAARNVSGQVHMYADKITDSMRLAIDETDRRREKQVAYNLEHGIDPQPLRKKIADITDALIREGADTKAMLARDPGRKGKSPTPNLRREGIAAEGATQLESTIEDLTNQMLAAASELKFELAGRLRDEVQDLKKELRAMERAGHA, from the coding sequence GTGCAGACCACCCGATCCGTTCGCCCCTTCGAGGTCATCAGCGAGTACATCCCCAGCGGCGACCAGCCGCAGGCGATCGCCGACCTCGCCGCCCGTATCAATGCCGGTGAGACCGACGTCGTGCTGCTCGGTGCGACCGGTACCGGCAAGTCCGCGACCACCGCGTGGCTGATCGAGCAGGTGCAGCGCCCGACGCTCGTCATGGCGCACAACAAGACCCTCGCCGCTCAGCTGGCGAACGAGTTCCGCGACCTCATGCCCAACAACGCGATCGAGTACTTCGTCTCGTACTACGACTACTACCAGCCCGAGGCGTACGTCCCGCAGACCGATACCTTCATCGAGAAGGATTCGTCGGTCAACGCCGAGGTCGAGCGCCTCCGCCACTCGACGACGAACTCGCTGCTGAGCCGTCGCGACGTCGTCGTGGTGTCGACCGTCTCCTGCATCTACGGCCTCGGCGCACCGGAGGAGTACCTGCGCGCGATGGTGGCGCTCCAGGTGGGGGAGCGGTACGACCGTGACGCCCTCATCCGTCAGTTCATCGCCATGCAGTACAACCGCAACGACGTCGACTTCTCACGAGGAAACTTCCGGGTGCGCGGCGACACGATCGAGATCATCCCGGTGTACGAGGAGTACGCCATCCGGATCGAGCTGTTCGGCGACGAGATCGAAGCGCTGTACATGCTGCATCCGCTGACCGGCGACGTGATCCAGAAGATGGATTCCGTGCCGATCTTTCCGGCGTCGCACTACGTCGCCGGAACCGATGTCGTGCAGCGCGCGATCGGCACGATCGAGGCCGAGCTTGCCGAGCGGCTCGCCGAATTCGAGCGTCAGGGCAAGCTCCTGGAGGCTCAGCGGCTCCGCATGCGCACGACGTTCGACCTCGAGATGCTGCAGCAACTGGGCTTCTGCTCGGGCATCGAGAACTACTCGCGTCACCTCGACGGCCGCGAGCCCGGCGCTCCGCCGCACACCCTCCTCGACTTCTTCCCCGACGACTTTCTGCTGGTGATCGACGAATCCCACGTGACCGTGCCGCAGATCGGCGCGATGTACGAGGGCGACGCATCCCGCAAGCGCACCCTCGTCGAGCACGGATTCCGACTGCCGTCCGCCATGGACAACCGGCCGCTCCGCTTCGACGAGTTCAAGAACCGCGTCGGCCAGACCGTGTACCTCTCGGCGACGCCGGGCAGGTACGAGATGGGCATCGCCGACGGCATCGTCGAGCAGATCATCCGGCCGACCGGCCTCATCGACCCCGAGATCGTGGTCAAGCCCTCGAAGGGGCAGATCGACGATCTGCTCGAGGAGATCCGGATCCGCGTCGAGCGCGACGAACGCGTGCTCGTCACGACGCTGACGAAGAAGATGTCGGAGGAGCTCACCGACTTCCTCAGCGAGCACGGGGTGCGCGTGCGCTACCTGCACTCCGATGTCGACACGCTCCGCCGCGTCGAGCTGCTGTCGGAGCTGCGCTCGGGTGTGTACGACGTGCTCGTCGGCATCAACCTGCTTCGAGAGGGCCTCGACCTGCCCGAGGTGTCGCTGGTGTCGATCCTCGACGCCGACAAGGAGGGCTTCCTCCGCAGCGGCACGTCACTCATCCAAACGATCGGCCGCGCCGCGCGAAACGTCTCGGGGCAGGTGCACATGTACGCCGACAAGATCACCGACTCCATGCGGTTGGCGATCGACGAGACGGATCGTCGGCGCGAGAAGCAGGTGGCGTACAACCTCGAGCACGGCATCGATCCCCAGCCTCTACGCAAGAAGATCGCCGACATCACCGACGCGTTGATCCGCGAGGGTGCCGACACGAAGGCGATGCTGGCGCGCGATCCGGGTCGCAAGGGTAAGTCGCCGACGCCGAACCTTCGTCGCGAGGGCATCGCGGCCGAGGGGGCGACGCAGCTGGAGTCCACGATCGAGGATCTGACGAATCAGATGCTGGCGGCGGCATCCGAGCTCAAGTTCGAGCTCGCCGGTCGCCTCCGTGACGAAGTGCAAGACCTCAAGAAAGAACTCCGCGCCATGGAGCGCGCCGGGCACGCGTAA
- a CDS encoding MarR family winged helix-turn-helix transcriptional regulator, whose protein sequence is MSDDLLRLENQVCFALVTAARNVVSIYRPVLEPLGLTHPQYLVMLALWEQSPRALGELAAELAMEPATLSPLVKRLEAQGRVTRTRRPSDERVLEIGLTGEGRDLRTRALAVPEQIMARVGMDAAALASLRDALSPFAGRLEG, encoded by the coding sequence ATGTCTGATGATCTGCTGCGCCTCGAGAATCAGGTGTGCTTCGCACTCGTCACGGCGGCGCGCAACGTCGTGTCCATCTACCGACCTGTTCTCGAGCCGCTCGGGCTGACGCACCCGCAGTACCTCGTCATGCTGGCGCTCTGGGAGCAATCGCCGCGCGCGCTGGGTGAACTCGCTGCAGAGCTCGCGATGGAGCCCGCCACCCTGTCGCCGCTCGTCAAACGCCTCGAAGCGCAGGGCCGGGTGACGCGCACGCGCCGACCGAGCGACGAACGCGTGCTCGAGATCGGCCTCACGGGTGAGGGGCGCGACCTGCGTACAAGAGCCCTCGCCGTGCCGGAGCAGATCATGGCTCGGGTGGGAATGGACGCCGCGGCCCTCGCGAGCCTTCGGGACGCCCTGAGCCCCTTCGCCGGCCGCCTAGAGGGTTGA
- the uvrA gene encoding excinuclease ABC subunit UvrA: MPILPVSELAHAAGTLSVRGARVHNLKNVDLDIPRESMVVFTGLSGSGKSSLAFDTIFAEGQRRYVESLSSYARQFLGQVDRPDVDFIEGLSPAVSIDQKSTNRNPRSTVGTITEIHDYMRLLWARIGIPHCPECGEVIQRQTVQQIADQLMELPDRTRYQIVAPVVTQKKGEFVDLFKELSAKGYARAVVDGDLVQLAEPPTLKKSYKHDIAVVVDRLVASPDILSRVTDSVETALGLAGGMMQVNFVDDEGDDAWQNFSEKLACPNGHPLQLTEIEPRTFSFNAPFGACPACSGLGTRMSVDVDLMLADEDLSIREGVIIPWTTQGKGLFQYYERLLEGLADDLGFSLDKPWRMLPQDIKDAVLRGDNFKVSVKWKNRYGREMRYTSGFEGVVPYIERQYAQAESDSARQRWGEYLREVPCPVCDGARLKPEVLAVQVHGHSIADASQMSLSDAQRFFDTLDLTDREAKIAAAVLREIRARLDFLIQVGLTYLSLARAAGSLSGGEAQRIRLATQIGSGLTGVLYVLDEPSIGLHQRDNRRLIETLIALKNLGNTLIVVEHDEETIQAADWVVDIGPRAGVDGGNVVHSGPYEQLLTDENSLTAAYLSGRRRIEVPAKRRPIDKKRQISVVGARANNLQNVTATFPLGVLTAVTGVSGSGKSSLVNGILYEVLASKLNGARRVPGKHTRVTGLDNLDKVVHVDQAPIGRTPRSNPATYTGVFDRIRNLFAETPEAKARGYQAGRFSFNVKGGRCDACSGDGTIKIEMNFLPDVYVDCEVCHGKRYNRDTLSVHYKGKNIAEVLEMPIAEAADFFEPIQAIHRFMKTLVDVGLGYVRLGQSATTLSGGEAQRVKLATELQRRSNGRSIYVLDEPTTGLHFEDVSLLLGVLNSLVDKGNTVIVIEHNLDVIKSADWVIDLGPEGGSGGGMIVATGTPEKVARTEGSHTGAFLAEVLDAGERRKAG; the protein is encoded by the coding sequence GTGCCCATTCTTCCCGTGTCCGAACTCGCCCACGCCGCCGGAACACTCAGCGTTCGCGGTGCCCGCGTCCACAACCTGAAGAATGTCGATCTCGACATTCCGCGTGAATCGATGGTGGTGTTCACGGGTCTTTCCGGGTCGGGAAAGTCGAGCCTCGCGTTCGACACGATCTTCGCCGAGGGCCAGCGTCGCTACGTCGAGTCCTTGAGCTCCTACGCCCGCCAGTTCCTCGGTCAAGTCGACCGCCCCGACGTCGACTTCATCGAAGGTCTCAGCCCCGCGGTGTCGATCGACCAGAAGTCGACCAACCGCAACCCGCGCTCGACCGTCGGCACGATCACCGAGATCCACGACTACATGCGCCTGCTGTGGGCGCGCATCGGCATTCCGCACTGCCCCGAGTGCGGTGAGGTCATCCAGCGGCAGACCGTGCAGCAGATCGCCGACCAGCTCATGGAGCTCCCCGATCGCACGCGTTACCAGATCGTCGCGCCGGTCGTGACCCAGAAGAAGGGCGAGTTCGTCGACCTCTTCAAGGAGCTCAGCGCGAAGGGGTATGCCCGTGCCGTCGTCGATGGTGACCTCGTGCAGCTCGCGGAGCCGCCGACACTCAAGAAGAGCTACAAGCACGACATCGCGGTCGTCGTCGATCGCCTGGTCGCGAGCCCCGACATCCTGTCCCGGGTCACCGACTCGGTCGAGACGGCGCTGGGCCTTGCCGGCGGCATGATGCAGGTCAACTTCGTCGACGACGAGGGCGACGACGCATGGCAGAACTTCAGCGAGAAGCTCGCCTGCCCGAACGGCCACCCGCTCCAGCTCACCGAGATCGAGCCGCGCACCTTCTCGTTCAATGCGCCCTTCGGTGCGTGCCCCGCCTGCTCGGGTCTCGGCACGCGCATGTCGGTCGACGTCGATCTGATGCTCGCAGACGAAGACCTGTCGATCCGCGAGGGCGTCATCATCCCTTGGACCACCCAGGGCAAGGGGCTGTTCCAGTACTACGAGCGACTGCTCGAGGGCCTCGCCGACGACCTCGGGTTCTCGCTCGACAAGCCGTGGCGGATGCTGCCGCAAGACATCAAAGACGCCGTGCTGCGCGGTGACAACTTCAAGGTCTCGGTGAAGTGGAAGAACCGGTACGGCCGCGAGATGCGGTACACGTCCGGCTTCGAGGGCGTCGTGCCCTACATCGAGCGCCAGTACGCGCAGGCCGAGTCCGACAGCGCTCGGCAGCGCTGGGGCGAGTACCTCCGAGAGGTGCCGTGTCCCGTCTGCGATGGTGCGCGTTTGAAGCCCGAGGTCCTCGCCGTGCAGGTGCACGGGCATTCCATCGCCGATGCGTCGCAGATGAGCCTGTCCGACGCGCAGAGATTCTTCGACACGCTCGACCTCACCGATCGTGAGGCCAAGATCGCCGCGGCCGTGCTGCGGGAGATCCGTGCGCGCCTCGACTTCCTCATCCAGGTCGGGCTCACCTACCTCTCGCTCGCGCGCGCGGCCGGGTCTCTCTCCGGCGGTGAGGCGCAGCGCATCCGGCTCGCCACGCAGATCGGTTCGGGCCTCACGGGCGTGCTGTACGTGCTCGACGAGCCGTCGATCGGCCTGCACCAGCGCGACAACCGGCGTCTCATCGAAACGCTGATCGCCCTGAAGAATCTGGGCAACACCCTGATCGTCGTGGAGCACGACGAGGAGACGATTCAGGCGGCTGACTGGGTCGTCGACATCGGACCGCGCGCCGGCGTCGACGGCGGCAACGTCGTGCACTCGGGTCCGTACGAGCAGCTCCTCACCGACGAGAACTCCCTCACCGCCGCGTACCTCTCCGGTCGTCGGCGCATCGAGGTGCCGGCCAAGCGCCGCCCGATCGACAAGAAGCGTCAGATCTCCGTCGTGGGGGCGCGGGCGAACAACCTCCAGAACGTGACGGCCACCTTCCCGTTGGGCGTTCTGACCGCGGTCACCGGGGTCAGCGGTTCGGGCAAGTCCTCGCTCGTGAACGGCATCCTGTACGAGGTGCTGGCGTCGAAGCTGAACGGCGCGCGTCGCGTTCCCGGCAAGCACACCCGTGTCACCGGCCTCGACAATCTCGACAAGGTCGTACACGTCGACCAAGCGCCGATCGGCCGCACTCCGCGTTCCAACCCGGCGACGTACACGGGAGTGTTCGACCGCATCCGCAATCTGTTCGCCGAAACCCCCGAGGCCAAGGCGCGCGGCTACCAGGCCGGCCGGTTCAGCTTCAACGTCAAGGGCGGGCGCTGCGACGCCTGCTCGGGTGACGGCACCATCAAGATCGAGATGAACTTCCTGCCCGACGTCTACGTCGACTGCGAGGTCTGCCACGGCAAGCGATACAACCGCGACACGCTCTCGGTGCACTACAAGGGCAAGAACATCGCCGAGGTGCTCGAGATGCCGATCGCGGAAGCCGCGGATTTCTTCGAGCCGATCCAGGCGATCCACCGATTCATGAAGACACTGGTCGACGTGGGGCTCGGGTACGTGCGTCTCGGGCAGTCGGCGACGACTCTCTCCGGAGGAGAGGCGCAGCGCGTCAAGCTCGCCACCGAACTGCAGCGCCGATCGAACGGGCGCAGCATCTACGTGCTCGACGAACCGACCACGGGCCTGCACTTCGAAGACGTCAGCCTCCTGCTCGGAGTGTTGAACAGCCTGGTCGACAAGGGCAACACCGTGATCGTCATCGAGCACAACCTCGACGTCATCAAGTCGG